The following proteins come from a genomic window of Limnohabitans sp. 103DPR2:
- the ccmC gene encoding heme ABC transporter permease CcmC, with the protein MQKLFHYASPQNFYPLAGKLWPVFALLATGLTVWGLWLGMFVAPTDFQQGEGYRIIFVHVPASWMSMVIYLAMAFWALLGLTFNTRLSGMMGRALAPTGAIFAFLSLWTGALWGKPMWGAWWVWDARLTSELILFFLYLGYIALTSAIDDPRRADKAGGILALVGALNVPVIYFSVKWWNTLHQGASVSLTKGSSMAQIMLEAMLIMGVAFWMYAIAMALYRVRSIILIRERHAQWVADLPEVKAKAMEAQS; encoded by the coding sequence ATGCAAAAACTTTTTCATTACGCTTCGCCTCAAAACTTCTATCCGCTAGCGGGAAAGTTGTGGCCAGTGTTTGCTTTGTTGGCCACGGGTTTAACGGTGTGGGGTTTGTGGCTGGGCATGTTTGTGGCGCCTACTGATTTTCAACAAGGTGAGGGCTATCGAATCATCTTTGTGCATGTGCCCGCGTCATGGATGTCCATGGTGATTTACTTGGCCATGGCTTTTTGGGCATTGTTGGGTTTGACTTTCAACACCCGCTTGTCCGGCATGATGGGCCGCGCACTCGCGCCCACAGGCGCCATCTTTGCATTTTTGTCGCTGTGGACTGGCGCGCTTTGGGGCAAACCCATGTGGGGTGCCTGGTGGGTTTGGGACGCTCGCTTGACGTCTGAGTTGATTTTGTTCTTTTTGTATCTGGGCTACATCGCCTTAACCAGTGCCATTGACGATCCGCGCCGTGCAGACAAAGCAGGCGGTATCTTGGCTTTGGTAGGGGCTCTCAATGTGCCCGTGATTTATTTTTCTGTGAAGTGGTGGAATACGCTTCATCAGGGTGCTTCTGTGTCACTGACCAAAGGCTCCAGCATGGCGCAAATCATGTTGGAAGCCATGTTGATCATGGGTGTTGCATTTTGGATGTACGCCATTGCCATGGCTTTGTACCGTGTCCGAAGCATCATCTTGATTCGGGAGCGTCATGCGCAGTGGGTGGCCGATTTGCCTGAAGTCAAAGCCAAGGCCATGGAGGCGCAATCATGA
- the ccmD gene encoding heme exporter protein CcmD: MIWNSWSDFWAMGGYGVYVWGSFGVTAALILIEMWWVQQARAKALSQVAQELAAAQTQGKDWQR, from the coding sequence ATGATTTGGAACAGTTGGTCAGACTTTTGGGCCATGGGTGGCTATGGCGTGTATGTCTGGGGAAGTTTTGGCGTGACCGCAGCGCTCATCCTCATTGAGATGTGGTGGGTTCAGCAGGCACGCGCCAAGGCGCTGTCGCAAGTGGCACAAGAGCTGGCTGCTGCACAAACGCAAGGAAAGGATTGGCAGAGATGA